In Trichocoleus desertorum NBK24, the following are encoded in one genomic region:
- a CDS encoding aldo/keto reductase — MRYRRFGKTNLSLSGFSLGTMRYLASEATAAQTVNRAIALGINHLETANGYGKSEQYLGQALAQLTVPRSQLYITTKISPTPDAASMARQIDQSLADLGTDYVDCLAIHGLNTEEHLRWVTAKQGCMQAVQQAVADTRVRHVGFSTHGSLELILAAIATDLFEFVSLHYYYFFQRNAPAVAAAAAKDMGVFIISPADKGGQLYTPPQKLQDLCAPLSPLIFNYRFLLSDTRVTTLSVGAANETELDWPLSVADADGPLDVSETEVLQRLQAHQAAALKSEHCSQCYDCLPCPEAIQIPEVLRLRNLAIAYDMTSFGQYRYRMFENAGHWFPGAKANRCTDCGDCLPKCPEQLNIPALLQDAHERLNGPSGRRLWG; from the coding sequence ATGCGCTATCGTCGGTTTGGTAAAACGAATCTGTCGCTGTCCGGTTTTTCTTTGGGAACCATGCGTTACCTAGCTTCAGAGGCAACGGCAGCCCAAACAGTAAACCGAGCGATTGCCTTAGGAATTAATCATTTAGAAACGGCCAATGGCTACGGCAAGAGCGAGCAGTATTTGGGTCAGGCACTCGCCCAACTAACCGTTCCTCGGTCTCAGCTATATATCACGACTAAGATTTCTCCCACGCCTGATGCTGCCTCGATGGCTCGACAGATTGATCAGTCGCTGGCTGATCTTGGCACCGATTATGTCGATTGCTTGGCCATTCATGGTCTCAACACAGAAGAGCATCTCCGTTGGGTTACAGCTAAACAGGGTTGTATGCAAGCTGTGCAGCAAGCTGTCGCCGATACTCGGGTTCGGCATGTTGGTTTTTCTACCCACGGCTCTCTGGAGCTGATTTTGGCGGCGATCGCTACTGACTTATTCGAGTTCGTGAGTTTGCACTACTACTACTTTTTTCAGCGCAACGCTCCAGCAGTGGCAGCCGCAGCCGCAAAAGACATGGGTGTGTTTATTATTTCGCCTGCGGATAAAGGGGGGCAGCTTTATACTCCGCCTCAAAAACTCCAAGATTTGTGTGCGCCGTTATCGCCTTTAATTTTTAACTATCGATTCTTACTTAGCGACACCCGGGTCACGACGCTCAGTGTGGGAGCAGCCAATGAGACTGAGTTGGATTGGCCTTTGAGCGTTGCCGATGCGGATGGGCCTTTAGATGTATCTGAAACAGAAGTTTTACAACGGTTACAAGCACATCAAGCAGCAGCTTTGAAGTCTGAGCATTGTAGCCAATGTTATGATTGCTTGCCTTGTCCAGAAGCGATTCAAATCCCAGAAGTGCTGCGGCTGCGGAATTTAGCGATCGCCTACGACATGACCAGTTTTGGTCAGTACCGCTATCGCATGTTTGAAAATGCAGGGCATTGGTTTCCAGGAGCCAAAGCAAATCGCTGTACAGACTGTGGTGATTGCTTGCCCAAATGCCCAGAACAACTGAATATTCCAGCCCTGCTACAAGACGCGCATGAACGACTCAATGGTCCGTCTGGTCGTCGTCTCTGGGGCTAA
- a CDS encoding extracellular solute-binding protein, giving the protein MDRRSFLQGVGILGLSQALAGCNGSNRETLKVRLLKNSIPPQILGKFRRSLQQPAQLDFAPEPQLGQLFELLQNWKRQAEQTQPNANPLLPFQARQDRRGRTGVPDLVTMGDYWLAQAIQQNLLQPLDPQRVAAWPQVPEAWQTLVTRDRQGQASSQGQVWGMPYRWGTTVIAYRTDKFAEQGWAPPTDWSDLWRPELRDRISLLDQPREIIGLTLKKLGRSYNTANLAQVPTLKSELQALHQQVRLYSSTNYLQPLILGDTWLAVGWSTDIISLINNNRPIAAVVPRSGTRLWSDVWVRPAVANLSADSSSGQPSLLDQWLDFCLQPQTAIQLSILSEASSPTIVGLDRATLPNALTKEPLLLPDPSVIKQSEFLYPLSQEAIEQYQALWLAVRLAASRG; this is encoded by the coding sequence ATGGATCGACGGTCTTTTCTGCAAGGAGTTGGTATTTTAGGGCTGAGTCAAGCGCTCGCAGGGTGTAATGGTTCAAACCGTGAAACCCTCAAAGTTCGGCTGCTGAAAAACTCAATTCCGCCGCAGATTTTGGGTAAGTTTCGTCGGAGCTTGCAGCAACCTGCTCAGCTTGATTTTGCCCCAGAACCTCAGTTGGGTCAGTTGTTTGAGTTACTGCAAAACTGGAAGCGTCAGGCAGAGCAGACCCAGCCCAATGCCAATCCACTCTTGCCGTTCCAGGCTCGTCAAGACCGACGTGGTAGAACGGGTGTGCCTGATCTAGTGACGATGGGGGATTACTGGTTGGCGCAGGCGATTCAACAAAACTTGCTCCAGCCCCTTGATCCCCAACGGGTTGCGGCTTGGCCGCAGGTACCGGAGGCTTGGCAAACGCTAGTGACTCGCGATCGCCAGGGGCAGGCCAGTTCTCAGGGACAAGTCTGGGGGATGCCTTACCGCTGGGGTACCACAGTGATTGCTTACCGCACTGATAAATTTGCTGAGCAAGGTTGGGCTCCACCTACCGATTGGAGTGATTTGTGGCGGCCTGAATTGCGCGATCGCATTTCTCTACTCGATCAGCCGAGGGAAATAATTGGCCTGACGTTAAAGAAGCTAGGTCGCTCCTACAATACAGCCAATCTTGCTCAGGTGCCTACCCTCAAGTCAGAGCTACAAGCGCTACACCAGCAAGTGAGGCTCTACAGCTCTACGAACTATTTGCAGCCGCTGATTCTGGGAGACACCTGGCTGGCCGTCGGTTGGTCTACTGACATTATTTCCCTAATAAATAACAATCGTCCGATTGCCGCTGTGGTACCGCGCTCAGGTACTAGGCTCTGGTCAGATGTTTGGGTTCGTCCTGCTGTGGCTAACTTGAGTGCAGATAGCAGCTCCGGACAACCCAGTTTATTAGATCAGTGGCTAGATTTTTGTTTGCAGCCCCAAACGGCAATTCAGCTCTCGATTCTCAGTGAAGCCAGTTCCCCAACCATAGTGGGTCTCGATCGCGCTACTTTACCCAATGCTTTGACGAAAGAGCCACTGCTGCTGCCTGACCCTTCAGTGATTAAGCAGAGTGAATTTCTTTATCCCCTCTCCCAAGAGGCGATCGAACAATATCAAGCTTTATGGTTAGCAGTGCGATTGGCCGCATCACGGGGCTGA